In the genome of Ptychodera flava strain L36383 chromosome 13, AS_Pfla_20210202, whole genome shotgun sequence, one region contains:
- the LOC139148228 gene encoding uncharacterized protein produces MLRLHHDNAIINGRGITALLYLFSIVPFCCIAWEIVRLEDECNQEPKIIDSIEGEIRFRLDRGQTVHCIATVAVPSRMHLSLTFTEFNLHASNPAMCDDTWLMIYDGPLAIGGKEMTQHPGVCGDDNDGTTLPSSLYTSENSFTVWLGRTTRKDRGFMEFRISYVVFQKYFDGDCFQCENTSLGMCIDSSLKCDRRYVHCPDGSDEDLRMCFYQTEELAKEDTGFVVALRTVDIVGITAGAVVFLVAMIVIITCFCRSSSVDVTNRPSNPCRGLSDINHGNPIGRLVCETTPCMSRAAVDTAGIERSPDRFVYQKHCRRSYNPSMMTVSQARRYQLPPHCRTQSC; encoded by the exons TGCGTTTAGAGGACGAGTGCAATCAAGAACCGAAAATTATCGACAGCATCGAGGGCGAGATCCGATTCAGGCTTGACAGAGGTCAAACGGTACACTGTATTGCTACTGTGGCGGTTCCGTCGCGAATGCACTTGTCTCTGACGTTCACCGAGTTCAACCTGCACGCCTCCAACCCAGCCATGTGCGACGACACCTGGCTTATGATCTACGACGGCCCACTTGCGATCGGCGGCAAGGAGATGACACAACACCCTGGAGTGTGCGGTGACGACAACGACGGCACGACATTGCCGTCAAGCCTATACACATCGGAAAACTCATTTACAGTGTGGCTTGGTCGTACCACCAGAAAGGACAGGGGCTTCATGGAATTTCGTATATCCTATGTTGTATTCCAGAAATATTTTG ATGGCGACTGTTTTCAATGTGAAAATACAAGTTTAGGTATGTGCATCGACAGTTCGCTGAAGTGCGACCGTCGATACGTGCACTGCCCCGATGGTAGCGATGAAGATCTGCGCATGTGCTTTTATCAAACAG AAGAGTTAGCAAAAGAAGACACTGGCTTTGTTGTGGCACTGAGGACGGTGGATATCGTCGGTATAACTGCCGGTGCGGTAGTCTTCCTTGTGGCCATGATTGTAATTATAACATGTTTTTGTCGAAGCAGTTCCGTTGACGTCACCAACAGGCCGTCTAATCCTTGTAGAGGGCTCTCCGACATCAATCACGGCAATCCAATTGGAAGACTTGTGTGCGAAACAACGCCATGCATGTCACGCGCAGCGGTGGACACAGCCGGGATCGAAAGGTCGCCCGATAGGtttgtttatcaaaaacacTGCAGACGTTCGTATAATCCGTCGATGATGACCGTATCGCAGGCACGGAGGTATCAACTCCCGCCGCACTGTCGGACTCAGTCTTGTTGA
- the LOC139148581 gene encoding NXPE family member 3-like: protein MYPVVASQKSFSRVAGQNISADRHTEEGKIISKQKPFTPFLKGFNVISTAKSRPKPGDKFARLLPGGLVPCGPDLQIPISDGVWEDGEKWTSLICMARHWNPDQMIRCARGKSFVIIGDSTTRQWHTAITNELQLELKGSDLRQYSQGITQNISTIFYYHAVAIRSVKMGFWKQHFESDEIDNIKDTQCNSVIVLSISYHFASWAKASYEERLFRVRLAIIRLRNRCPDIIVVVKSSHPRDYRGMEA, encoded by the exons ATGTATCCGGTTGTTGCCTCACAAAAGTCTTTCTCAAGAGTTGCCGGGCAAAATATTTCAGCGGATAGACATACCGAAGAAGGGAAAATCATAAGCAAACAGAAGCCTTTCACGCCGTTCCTGAAGGGGTTTAACGTTATATCCACAGCTAAATCAAG ACCAAAGCCTGGGGACAAATTTGCACGTCTTCTACCAGGAGGCTTAGTACCCTGTGGACCAGATCTTCAAATACCGATATCAGATGGTGTCTGGGAGGACGGCGAGAAGTGGACTTCTCTCATCTGCATGGCACGTCACTGGAATCCTGACCAAATGATACGGTGTGCTCGCGGCAAAAGTTTCGTGATAATAGGGGACTCAACGACCAGACAGTGGCATACTGCCATAACAAACGAGTTACAGCTGGAACTCAAAGGGAGCGACCTTCGCCAATACTCTCAGGGAATCACCCAAAACATCAGTACCATATTTTATTACCATGCAGTGGCAATCAGGAGTGTCAAGATGGGTTTTTGGAAGCAACATTTTGAGAGTGACGAAATTGACAATATTAAAGACACCCAATGTAACTCTGTGATTGTGTTAAGCATCTCCTATCATTTCGCATCCTGGGCAAAGGCTTCATATGAAGAGCGACTCTTCAGAGTACGTCTTGCAATTATTCGTCTCAGGAATCGCTGTCCAGACATTATCGTCGTTGTCAAAAGTTCTCACCCAAGAGATTATAGGGGAATGGAGGCATAG